In Trichomycterus rosablanca isolate fTriRos1 chromosome 2, fTriRos1.hap1, whole genome shotgun sequence, the genomic window TAAACTCCCCCGTCTGTTTGTCTCCTGCTGTATTTAATAATGATTAAGGATCTTTATTACCTCTACACTGAGAACTCTAACAGAACTGAACCTCTGTactaaatcatgtttatttctCTCTCGGGGTTTCAGTAGTTTTGTGTTTAAACTCAGTTTCACATCGATGCTGTTATTATAAATAAGAAACATTATTATTGCTGTATTTCTTTGGTTGTTATGGTTATTGTTTCCGGTCAATTTATTACGTAATGCAGTTAAAGCTCAGCTCTTACGTCAGACTAACGTCATGCTGTGTGTTGAAGTGGGCGTGGTTGTGCGGATGGGCGGGGCTATATAAGCTGTTTATCCTCAGTGTGAGGGGACGAGCGGCGCCATTTTGTGCGGCAGTTTAGTGAGAGAGGAAAAATCTCCATTAAAATCGATCCTAaataatcgtgattaatctgaAGCAGCGGAGAAACCCGTTATCATCCCAGCGCTAAACGAACCGCATCGTATGTCCGCTATCCAGAACCTCCAAACTTTCGGtaagatttattattaaatacttttataCACTTTTATAACACTGAGCGGTTTAAATTCAGCCGTGACGTCACCGCGGTGGTTGTTTTGATTCATTCTGATAAATTGATCCGAATTTATTTATCGGATTAAACAGTAACATTAAAACTGGGTTAGAAATGGCGTATTGGTATCGAACGAAAGCTCAGCTTGACAGTTCATGAACGTTAAATAtgttttgttatattaaattatgagtatttctttataatgtatattttatcGGTTTGATGTTTGTTGGCCGTTTGCCGTTAATACAAATTTGACGTTTTCATTTCCCAGTCGTTTTCCGACAGGTTCCGCCTTCTGTCTTCTGATTGGCTGGTATCTTAAACTGGCCATatatcaaccaatcagattacGTGTATCGTCACTAGTCAAGTCCAGTACACGGAATACGGGTGGGGCTAAGCGACGTCAAACgaagctttatttttttattacgaGCTTTTCATTTCATGTTTACTGTCTGTCATTTATCTCTTAAATGctaacttaaaaaaatatgatacattgatgtatatttattaattccTGTTAAGTAGTTTAAACGTTGGCCTGAATTGGTTGTGTCTCAAACGGCGTTATAACGTCATGGAAGTGCACTGgttgtgcttttttttcactttcatttcaaGCTATATATAGTTCACTTAAATAGTGAACTTGAACGGATTTGGGTTTCGGCCTCTTGGTTTCCGATTGGCTGGTTTCCTTAAGCTACCCCATTATAAAGTCGGATTTTTTTGGTACTAGCCAATCACAGCACAAGAGGCGGGACTTCGCAGCCTTGTTTACCTGGattgtttcttttctttatttatagtataaatttctttttaatttttctctttttttttgttcgtcttttaatgttttttttttttctaatttgacATTTTCATGAATTCAATTTGTGATTTTACCTTATTTTTATTACcctaattttctttatttttcatgttttattagttGATTATTAAATATAGAAAGCTGTTGAAGGTTAGTAAGTGATTAATGGTGGATTGGGAGGTTCCTGTATTAGATGTCTGATATCTAATGGGACTGTAGATTTAATCTGATGTTATTCTGGGACTGGAGGAGTGTGGATCTTGTGGATCTTGTGGATCTTGTGTAACTGCTTATGTAAGATGTTTGGAGTTGAGTGTTGTGCAGACTTGTGGTTTCAGGTTTGCATGTTGTTACCAGGTGTTGTTTGATATTTCAGACCCCTTTGCTGATGCAACTAAGGGTGATGATCAGCTCCCAGCAGGGACTGAGGACTACATCCACATAAGAATCCAGCAGAGGAACGGCAGGAAGACTCTGACCACCGTGCAGGGCATCGCTGACGACTATGATAAGAAGAAGCTAGTCAAGGCCTTTAAAAAGGTTAGAGACTAAGACTAAATTTAATCCTGCTTTAAACCTTACTGTTCTGCTCTGTCCATCCCCAGTGTGTTTATTGGATTTGGTGTGAACACAGTGAGCCGTGCTGAGCTTTGATGTCAGACTTGATGACGCACATCTGTGTTAAGTTTTAACTATAAATGATTAAAGACGTTCCACAGTCGAACCATgctttaattactattcaaaataaatgatttagatAGGCTTGATGTTTGATTCAGTTctctgaggtgtgtgtgtgtgtgtgtgtgtgtgtgtgtgtgtgtgtgtgtgtgtgtgtgtgtgtgtgtgtgtgtgtgtgtgtgtgtgtgtgtgtgtgtgtgtgtgtgtgtgtgtgtgtgtgtgtgtgtgtgtgtagaagtttGCGTGTAATGGAACGGTGGTTGAGCATCCTGAGTATGGTGAAGTGATCCAGCTGCAGGGAGACCAGCGCAAAAACATCTGCCAGTTCCTGACTGAGGTACAGCAACACGACCGGACCACCATCAGACCAATCAGAGTAGAGTTCAGGTTAGGAAGCAGGTGAAGGTGTGCACCTGGACCAGGATCCTGTAGGGAAAATGTAATAAGAGTGTAAATTAGACGATCCAGAGTCCATCGTGATGATTTATTCTGGTCCTCGGTGCTGCACTGGTTTATAAACACTAATTAACATGTGAGAACGTTTCAGATTCAGCTCAACACAGAACAAccgaataaaataaatcaaaatgacAGAATAGTTTATATACTCACTAACcagtttattaggaacacctaacACTCACTCACGTCATGTatagaagccttctcagatcaGGAGCTTCAGATCATCATCAAGCTTCAGCACAAGTACAAATCTGATCTGACAGAATCTGATCAACACATCTGAGCGTGTAGAGTTTACAAAGAATGATGGGAAAAGCTGAAAACGTCCAGTGAGCAGCAATTCCACAGGTGAAAAATGCCTTGTTACATACAGGTTTGAGCTGACAGGAAgccatggtgtgtgtgttttgttttggacTGGAGTTAAAGTGCAACACAAATGTAAACATGGTGGGTTTTCCTACTAAATGGCTCAGAGCTGTGGATGATGAATTTTATTTGCTGCAAAAGTTTATTGACACAAGTGAATCAGATAAGATCGTATGGTTTTAtactctttttattttattaagggttctaattaaataacagaattaaataaataattgataaGATTAAAgaatacaattattttttttctctgtttcaGATTGAACTGGCCAAAGAGGAGCAGCTCAAAGTCCACGGTTTCTAAATAACGAGAGAACCCTTTTACTGCCCCCGTTTTTACCCCTCTACTAATTTAGTTCTCTTTAGCTGCACCCCGTTACCCCTCCTCACCCCGCTGTGGGTGTGGGCAGGTGAGCGATGACCCCGACGCCTCCTGAGAGGAGCTGCTGTAGTTTTGAGATTTCTGTACCGAGTCGCTCTGATTTTACTTTCTGCTTCTTTGTTttatacaacaataaaaaatctCAATGATTCagattctttttctttatttaaaatcataAATAATTCACATTTCTGGGGATTTTGGGAACCTGAAGCTTTTTTCTCACTGcagtgtttattttgttttcatgaTCAATCTGTTGTAGTAAATAAATtcactattttttatatacagtgtatcacaaaagtgagtacacccctcacatttctgcagatatttaagtatatcttttcatgggacaacactgacaaaatgacactttgacacaatgaaaagtagtctgtgtgcagcttatataacagtgtaaatttattcttccctcaaaataactcaatatacagccattaatgtctaaaccaccggcaacaaaagtgagtacacccctaagagactacacccctaaatgtccaaattgagcactgcttgtcattttccctccaaaatgtcatgtgatttgtaagtgttactaggtctcaggtgtgcatagggagcaggtgtgttcaatttagtagtgagagcttcacactctctcatactggtcactgaaagttccaacatggcaaagaactctctgaggatcttaaaagacgaattgttgcgctacatgaagatggccaaggctacaagaagattgccaacaccctgaaactgagctgcagcacagtggccaagatcatccagcgttttaaaagagcagggtccactcagaacagacctcgcgttggtcgtccaaagaagctgagtgcacgtgctcagcgtcacatccaactgctgtctttgaaagataggcgcaggagtgctgtcagcattgctgcagagattgaaatggtggggggtcagcctgtcagtgctcagaccatacgccgcacactacatcaaattggtctgcatggctgtcaccccagaaggaagcctcttctgaagtctctacacaagaaagcccgcaaacagtttgctgaagacatgtcaacaaaggacatggattactggaaccatgtcctatggtctgatgagaccaagattaatttgtttggttcagatggtctcaagcatgtgtggcggcaatcaggtgaggagtacaaagataagtgtgtcatgcctacagtcaagcatggtggtgggaatgccatggtctggggctgcatgagtgcagcaggtgttggggagttacatttcattgagggacacatgaactccaatatgtactgtgaaatactgaagcagagcatgatcccctccgtccggaaactgggtcgcagggcagtgttccagcatgataatgaccccaaacacacctctaagacgaccactgctttattgaagaggctgagggtaaaggtgatggactggccaagcatgtctccagacctaaacccaatagaacatctttagggcatcctcaagcggaaggtggaggagcgcaaagtctcgaatatccaccagctccgtgatgtcgtcatggaggagtggaaaagcattccagtggcaacctgtgaagctctggtaaactccatgcccaggagagttaaggcagttctgggaaataatggtggccacacaaaatattgacacttcaggaactttcactaaggggtgtactcacttttgttgccagtggtttagacattaatggctgtatattgagttattttgagggaagaataaatttacactgttatataagctgcacacagactacttttcattgtgtcaaagtgtcattttgtcagtgttgtcccatgaaaagatatacttaaatatctgcagaaatgtgaggggtgtactcacttttgtgatacactgtatatataaataaaataagttttaTGATTTATACaatcaaaatgtttttaaatattttaaatattctgATGTTTTTTGCTTCCATAAGTCACAATTTGTACAAATTctacaaattaaataataagcaattaaagttttaatttaatCTGAACATtgttcacaaataaataaagttaatttATTGTGTAAAATATTTATCTGGACAATTTTTAATATCATCTTTATTCTAAAATATTACACTTTaaattttttcatattttta contains:
- the eif1 gene encoding eukaryotic translation initiation factor 1 isoform X1, with amino-acid sequence MSAIQNLQTFDPFADATKGDDQLPAGTEDYIHIRIQQRNGRKTLTTVQGIADDYDKKKLVKAFKKKFACNGTVVEHPEYGEVIQLQGDQRKNICQFLTEVQQHDRTTIRPIRVEFRLNWPKRSSSKSTVSK
- the eif1 gene encoding eukaryotic translation initiation factor 1 isoform X2; this encodes MSAIQNLQTFDPFADATKGDDQLPAGTEDYIHIRIQQRNGRKTLTTVQGIADDYDKKKLVKAFKKKFACNGTVVEHPEYGEVIQLQGDQRKNICQFLTEIELAKEEQLKVHGF